The sequence AAGAGGCAATCCAGCAATTGCTATGGCGCAAGAAACACCGTTTTATCGACTGACATAAACGAGATATAGCCGGTTTTTGGCTGTTTTTTATGATCTATAACTGCGTTTTTGCCATAGGTCGGGATGTATATAGCTAAAAATTACCTGAAAAAAATTAGTTAAAAAACACAAAAAATCCCAGTCGCTTTTCGTGCTTGGATGAAAACACACCCATTGTGATGCGGGATCGGCCGCTGTGCAATAATTCCGCGCTCCGGGTTATATATTCCTGGTAGCGCCCCCTCTGGGTGCCATCAGCACGGAAAGTATACGGCCGCCTTCCGTTTTCATGATTTATGGCCGATAACGGAAAGGATTCGCCCATGGCGATCACCCTCGAAGCCAACTACGCAAAGAAGTTGGGCCTGCCCGCGTATTCGTCCCACCAATACGCGCTCACCATCCGCACTGAGGTCAACGATCTCTCGCAAATCCAACAGGCCAGTTCCCACCTGTACCGCCAACTCCAGGAGGCGGTGGACCGGGACATCCAGCAAACCGGCTTCCTGCCGACGGGACGCGAGCAGCCCAAGTTCGCTCCACCCGCGCCAGCAGGAGGGCAGCCTACGGGCTTCAGTCGCCGGACTACCTCGGACTGGGCCTGCTCGCCCAAGCAGAAGGCCCTGATCGAGCGGTTGATGCAGGACCACGGCCTTGGGCGCGAGGTCGTGGAGGAATTGGCCCGCACCCGGTTCCAGTGTTCATTGCCCGCGCTCAACAAGATGCAAGCCTCCGGGCTGATCGACGAGATGATCGGCACCTACGGCTCGGTCAAGGGAAGGGGCCGGTCATGATCCAGCCACTTGAACAGCCTCATGGCAACGGCCAGCGTCCGTCCACCAACGGCCTGCTGGACCACCTCTCCGCGAGCACGGTTAAACTCTACCTGACCTGCCCGCTGAAGTTCTGGTTCAAAAAGGTGCTGTGCTTGCCCGAGCCATCCTCACCGAGCCTGCACCTGGGCAAGGCCGTTCACGCGGCCTTGCAGTGCTTCCACCGGGCCCGATGGCGCGGGGAGGCTCACGACTGGCCCACTGTTCAACAGGCGTTTACGGACGCCTTTGATGATCCGACGGAAGCCACTGTGTATCCAAATGTGGATACGCGACAGGCCAATCGCGACAAGGGCATGAAGCTGGTCGAAGCTTACCTCGACTCCGCGCACGGGAAGATGACCGAACTTCCCCTCGGGGTTGAAGTGCTCCTGGAGGAAGACCTCCCGGTCCTGCCCAGTCCGGTCCTTGGGTACATTGACCTGGTGCGTCCGGGCAATGTGCCGGTCGATTACAAGACCTGCGCGAGCACGCCCGATGTCGCACTCGAAGCCTTCCAGCACGAGGTTCAGTTGACGCTGTACCAGTTGCTGATCGAGTCGGCTACGAACGAGGCGGTCTCCGGACGCGAACTGGTTTTTCTGGTAAAAACCAAGACGCCGAAGGTTATCGTGCACCGTCTGCCTGCGGCCACCGAGCGGGAAAAGCAACGGGTACTGGACATTGCCCTGGCGGCGATGGACGGCATCTACCACGAGCGCTTTCACCCTCAACCGGGCATGCACTGCGCCTGGTGCAGCTTCCGGGGTGAGTGCGCGAAATGGACGGGAGGCGAGCGATGATCCAGGCCATCGTCATCGCCGTGGTCAGCGTCGGCGCTGGCCTCCTCATGCTGGGCAACGACAAGAACGAGCCGCCACCTCCGCCCGCCGCAGTGGTTGAGCAGGCTCCGTTTGTGCCGCTGGCCAATGCCCTGTATTGGGTGGGTGGGTGCTCGGTTGCCTGCTCGCTGATATGGGGCCGGAGCATCGTTCGGGCTGCGCAGTGCCGCAGGCAATAGCCGGTCATGCGCAGTCCGTTAAAAAAAACAACCACCCGCATCCAACCCATGAATGCCATCCTGAAAATCGCCCTGGTCGCGC comes from Ruficoccus amylovorans and encodes:
- a CDS encoding RecB family exonuclease produces the protein MIQPLEQPHGNGQRPSTNGLLDHLSASTVKLYLTCPLKFWFKKVLCLPEPSSPSLHLGKAVHAALQCFHRARWRGEAHDWPTVQQAFTDAFDDPTEATVYPNVDTRQANRDKGMKLVEAYLDSAHGKMTELPLGVEVLLEEDLPVLPSPVLGYIDLVRPGNVPVDYKTCASTPDVALEAFQHEVQLTLYQLLIESATNEAVSGRELVFLVKTKTPKVIVHRLPAATEREKQRVLDIALAAMDGIYHERFHPQPGMHCAWCSFRGECAKWTGGER